The following are encoded in a window of Chionomys nivalis chromosome X, mChiNiv1.1, whole genome shotgun sequence genomic DNA:
- the LOC130868367 gene encoding LOW QUALITY PROTEIN: uncharacterized protein LOC130868367 (The sequence of the model RefSeq protein was modified relative to this genomic sequence to represent the inferred CDS: deleted 3 bases in 2 codons; substituted 1 base at 1 genomic stop codon), with amino-acid sequence MAFYEACINGKKRITPEHLNWETENDSQFSQLFKEGSQGQEPPPEPRVTLNVGGQPVTFLVDTGAQHSVLTQSAGPLSERTAWVQGATGGKQYRWTTERKVQLATGKVTHSFLHVPDCPYPLLGRDLLTKLKAQIHFEGEKIQVAGPNGGPLQVLTLQLEEEYRLYENNQETKGPKDLDTWLAEYPLAWAETGGMGLALQQPPLIIDLKATATPVSIKQYPLSNEAYQGIRPHIKRLLDQGILIPCRSPWNTPLLPVKKSGTGDYRPVQDLREVNKRVEDIHPTVPNPYNLLSTLPPSHTWYTVLDLKDAFFCLRLNPKSQPLFAFEWKDPELGISGQLTWTRLPQGFKNSPTLFDEALHRDLAGFRVQHPSLILLQYVDDLLLAASTEHDCRQGTGALLQTLGLLGYRASAKKAQICQTEVTYLGYKLRGGQRWLTAARKKTVANIPPPQSHRQLREFLGTAGFCRLWIPGFAEMAAPLYPLTKQGVPFIWTDEQQQAFENIKRALLSSPALSLPDITKPFELYIDEKRGYAKGVLTQRLGPWKRPVAYLSKKLDPVASGWPPCLRMVAAIAVLIKDAGKLTLGQPLTILAPHAVEALVRQPPDRWLSNARMTHYQSLLLDADRVQFGPVVALNPATLLPLPEGPDQHDCLQILAEMHGTREDLTDQPLPDADHTWYTDGSSYLLNGERKAGAAVTTETQVIWASALPSGTSAQRAELIALTQALKLAKGKKLNVYTDSRYAFATAHIHGEIYRRRGLLTSEGKEIKNRAEILALLKALFLPKRLSIMYCPGHQKGDRAEARXNRQADKAAREAALGPQILPIVSEPVQSTADWTYDKEDINLLQKLGAEYNPTSRQWIYKGKIAMTIKITHELIDYLHKLTHLGIKKMKILLDRMKTGQYLLNRNEALQRATDNCRACAQINTGHSKALQRVRLRGHRPGVHWEIDFTEVKPGLYGYRYILVFIDTFSGWVEAYPTRHETAKMVAKKLLEEIFPPYGMPKVLGSDNGPAFVSQVSQLVAKLLGIDWKLHCAYRPQSSGQVERMNRTIKETLSKLTLATGSKDWVLLLPLALYRARNTPGPHGLTPFEILYGTPPPAIHFFDTNITDYANSPSLQAHLQALQLVQQEIWKPLAAAYQDNLNQPVVPHQYQIGDTVWVRRHQTKNMEPRWKGPYTVLLTTPMALKVDGIAAWIHASHVKAANPEQQTDSEKKGWKIQRTQNPLKLRLIRRRNKNTEKNPRPSQVSSYLIFGNLT; translated from the exons ATGGCTTTCTATGAAGCTTGCATCAACGGCAAGAAGCGCATCACACCAGAGCACTTGAATTGGGAGACAGAGAACGACAGCCAGTTCAGTCAACTCTTCAAAGAG GGAAGTCAGGGCCAGGAGCCCCCCCCCGAGCCCCGGGTAACACTCAATGTTGGGGGGCAACCAGTCACCTTCCTAGTTGATACCGGAGCCCAGCATTCAGTCCTCACCCAGTCCGCAGGACCACTCAGCGAGCGAACTGCCTGGGTGCAAGGTGCCACAGGCGGAAAACAATATCGTTGGACCACCGAACGGAAGGTACAACTGGCGACTGGTAAAGTAACCCATTCCTTCCTACATGTTCCCGACTGCCCATATCCATTATTAGGGCGAGATTTACTCACTAAATTGAAGGCCCAAATTCATTTTGAAGGGGAGAAAATTCAAGTGGCAGGCCCAAACGGCGGCCCCCTACAGGTATTGACTTTACAATTGGAAGAAGAATATCGACTGTATGAAAATAACCAAGAGACTAAGGGGCCCAAGGACTTGGACACTTGGCTTGCAGAGTACCCCCTGGCATGGGCAGAGACGGGAGGTATGGGGCTCGCCTTGCAGCAACCCCCACTGATTATAGATCTGAAGGCCACGGCGACCCCAGTCTCAATTAAACAATACCCCCTGTCGAATGAAGCCTACCAAGGGATAAGGCCCCATATAAAGAGATTGTTAGATCAAGGTATCCTGATTCCGTGTCGGTCTCCATGGAATACCCCCCTTCTCCCAGTAAAGAAATCAGGAACCGGGGACTATAGACCGGTACAGGATCTCAGGGAAGTCAATAAAAGGGTTGAGGACATACATCCAACTGTCCCCAATCCATATAATTTACTGAGCACCTTGCCACCGTCTCATACATGGTATACAGTGCTGGATTTGAAGGATGCCTTCTTCTGTCTCAGATTAAACCCTAAGAGCCAACCCCTTTTTGCTTTTGAATGGAAAGACCCTGAACTGGGAATTTCAGGCCAACTAACCTGGACCAGACTCCCACAGGGCTTCAAGAATAGTCCCACCCTCTTTGATGAGGCCTTACATCGAGACCTCGCAGGTTTCAGAGTTCAACACCCATCGCTCATCTTGCTCCAGTACGTGGATGACCTTCTACTGGCAGCCTCCACAGAACATGACTGCCGGCAAGGTACGGGGGCCCTATTACAGACTCTGGGACTGCTGGGCTATCGAGCATCTGCCAAAAAGGCCCAGATATGCCAGACTGAAGTGACTTATTTGGGATATAAACTA AGGGGGGGGCAGCGTTGGCTTACCGCTGCACGCAAAAAGACTGTGGCTAATATACCCCCACCCCAAAGCCATCGCCAGCTGCGGGAATTTCTGGGGACTGCTGGGTTCTGCCGCTTATGGATACCAGGTTTCGCGGAAATGGCGGCCCCTCTATACCCCCTCACCAAACAGGGGGTCCCCTTCATATGGACAGATGAACAGCAACAGGCTTTTGAGAATATTAAACGAGCCCTCTTATCCTCTCCGGCTCTAAGCCTGCCTGACATCACGAAGCCATTCGAACTGTACATTGATGAAAAACGAGGCTATGCCAAAGGTGTCTTGACCCAGAGACTTGGGCCATGGAAGCGTCCTGTTGCCTACTTGTCCAAGAAATTGGACCCAGTGGCTTCAGGTTGGCCCCCTTGTTTGAGAATGGTGGCAGCTATAGCCGTTCTCATAAAGGACGCTGGCAAGCTGACTTTGGGACAGCCTCTGACTATTCTGGCGCCCCATGCTGTTGAGGCGCTGGTCAGACAGCCTCCTGACAGATGGCTTTCCAATGCCCGTATGACGCACTACCAATCCTTGCTGTTGGACGCGGACCGAGTCCAATTCGGACCTGTGGTTGCCCTCAATCCGGCTACCCTGCTACCTCTGCCAGAGGGGCCCGATCAGCACGACTGCCTTCAGATCCTTGCGGAAATGCATGGAACTCGAGAAGACTTGACTGATCAGCCCCTTCCAGATGCAGACCACACCTGGTACACTGATGGAAGCAGTTACCTACTGAATGGTGAGCGCAAGGCAGGAGCCGCGGTTACCACGGAAACTCAGGTAATCTGGGCCAGTGCATTACCC AGTGGCACCTCGGCTCAGCGAGCTGAACTTATTGCTCTGACCCAAGCTCTCAAGCTGGCAAAAGGTAAGAAACTAAATGTTTATACTGACAGTCGGTATGCATTTGCCACTGCACATATACATGGAGAGATTTATCGGAGGCGAGGGCTCCTaacctcagaaggaaaggaaatcaaaAACAGAGCAGAAATCCTTGCTCTATTAAAGGCCTTATTCCTCCCCAAAAGACTGAGTATTATGTATTGTCCTGGCCACCAAAAAGGAGATCGCGCTGAGGCCAGATGAAATCGGCAGGCGGATAAAGCAGCCCGAGAGGCTGCTTTGGGACCACAGATACTCCCCATAGTATCTGAACCCGTCCAATCCACTGCAGATTGGACCTATGATAAAGAGGATATAAATTTACTTCAAAAATTAGGGGCGGAATATAACCCTACAAGCAGACAATGgatttacaaaggaaaaatagcCATGACCATAAAAATAACTCATGAACTCATAGACTATTTACATAAATTGACCCACTTgggtataaagaaaatgaagattctTTTAGACAGAATGAAAACTGGACAATACCTACTGAACAGAAATGAGGCACTCCAACGAGCAACAGATAACTGCAGGGCCTGTGCTCAAATTAATACAGGCCACTCAAAAGCTCTTCAAAGGGTGCGTCTCCGAGGACATCGACCAGGTGTTCATTGGGAAATAGACTTTACTGAAGTAAAACCTGGTCTATATGGATATAGGTATATACTGGTATTTATAGACACCTTTTCAGGATGGGTAGAGGCCTACCCCACCAGACATGAGACTGCCAAGATGGTTGCCAAGAAGCTACTAGAAGAAATTTTTCCCCCATACGGAATGCCAAAGGTATTGGGTTCTGATAATGGGCCGGCCttcgtctcccaggtaagtcagttgGTGGCCAAACTGTTGGGGATTGATTGGAAACTGCACTGTGCAtatagaccccaaagttcaggacaggtagaacgTATGAACAGAACTATTAAGGAGACTTTATCTaaattaacgcttgcaactggcTCAAAGGATTGGGTGTTGCTCCTGCCCCTGGCCCTATATCGGGCCAGGAATACTCCTGGACCACATGGCCTTACCCCTTTTGAGATACTATATGGGACACCACCCCCAGCCATACATTTTTTTGATACGAACATTACAGACTATGCTAACTCCCCTTCCTTACAAGCTCATTTGCAAGCCCTACAGCTGGTGCAACAGGAGATCTGGAAGCCTCTGGCAGCGGCATACCAGGATAACCTTAACCAGCCGGTGGTGCCTCACCAGTATCAGATTGGGGACACTGTTTGGGTCCGCAGACATCAAACTAAGAACATGGAACCACGCTGGAAAGGACCGTACACTGTTCTTCTGACTACCCCAATGGCACTGAAAGTGGACGGGATTGCTGCCTGGATCCACGCTTCACACGTGAAAGCAGCTAACCCAGAACAACAGACGGACAGcgagaagaaaggatggaagatCCAGCGCACTCAAAACCCGCTAAAGTTAAGACTCATAC GAAGGAGGAACAAAAACACCGAGAAAAACCCTAGACCGAGCCAAGTCAGTTCATATCTGATATTTGGGAATTTGACTTAG